The following are encoded in a window of Bradyrhizobium sp. WBOS07 genomic DNA:
- the ccmE gene encoding cytochrome c maturation protein CcmE — translation MTRKQRRMTIIGGSLAVLALAAALVLNALRDSIVFFSTPTMVAEKHVEPGKRFRLGGLVQPGSLQRGDNLAVTFEVADGNAKLPVAYKGILPDLFREGQGVVAEGALDANGVFKADTVLAKHDETYMPREVADALKKQGHWKDDYGGKPADAAKTSDAGKPATTAQGNPQGAVR, via the coding sequence ATGACGCGCAAGCAGCGACGTATGACCATCATCGGCGGCTCGCTCGCCGTGCTCGCGCTCGCGGCCGCGCTGGTGCTCAACGCCCTTCGCGACTCCATCGTATTCTTCTCGACGCCGACCATGGTCGCCGAGAAGCACGTCGAGCCGGGTAAGCGGTTTCGTCTCGGTGGGCTGGTGCAGCCCGGCTCGCTGCAGCGTGGGGACAATCTCGCGGTGACGTTCGAGGTCGCCGACGGCAACGCCAAGCTGCCGGTGGCCTACAAGGGCATCCTGCCCGACCTGTTCCGCGAGGGGCAGGGCGTCGTGGCCGAAGGTGCGCTCGACGCCAACGGCGTATTCAAGGCCGATACCGTGCTTGCCAAGCACGACGAGACCTACATGCCCAGGGAAGTCGCCGATGCCCTGAAGAAGCAGGGGCACTGGAAGGACGATTACGGCGGCAAGCCCGCTGACGCTGCCAAGACATCTGATGCGGGCAAGCCGGCGACGACGGCGCAGGGCAATCCGCAAGGAGCGGTGCGGTGA